The sequence TGGTGCTGGATCCCCAGAGGGCGTATCCGGCGGTGCTGCCCGCGCCCACGAGGAGGACGGTGAGGCCCACGAGGAGCGCGGCGCGGCTGCGGCCGATGCGGCGCCGCGTCCGGCTCACGGCTTCACCTGCGTGCCGGTGAGGGCGAAGGTGAGCTGGCCGGTGGACCCCTGCACGCTCTGCGGCGCGTCCCGGTCGAGGACGACCTCGGAGCAGACGACGGCCGATGCGCCGGGCTGGATGCGGACGAAGTCGCTGGAGGTGGTGAGCTGCCCGGGGCGTCCGGACCACGTGGTCGCGCCCGAGACGCAGGCCGACGTGGAGGCGACCGGGCCGATGCGCACGGAGAGCTCGCCGAGGAAGGCGCTGTTCGATGAGGTGCCACGGGTGGATACGGCCACGTCCAAGGGTACCGTCCCCGTGTTCTTCGCGGTGAAGGTGCCGATGGCGCCCTGCCCGGGGAGGAGGCGCGAGGAGTCGAGCGCCGACTGCTGCGTGACGACGAGGCCGCTGGTGCCGCT is a genomic window of Clavibacter capsici containing:
- a CDS encoding TasA family protein, which gives rise to MSTRQAPAPRPARGRRSAAARPVHGRRSTQPARRSPLRAAWLTIGLLTAVLVASLAATGGSYALWNGSASAQPAGVTSGTSGLVVTQQSALDSSRLLPGQGAIGTFTAKNTGTVPLDVAVSTRGTSSNSAFLGELSVRIGPVASTSACVSGATTWSGRPGQLTTSSDFVRIQPGASAVVCSEVVLDRDAPQSVQGSTGQLTFALTGTQVKP